One genomic region from Bacteroidales bacterium encodes:
- the amrB gene encoding AmmeMemoRadiSam system protein B has translation MKKILITLFIISGILSSCRQLTKETRTRQPVDTIGFAHLAWQMDSIMVRIDRMDKMQDSMSVKSDQNGIFRLAICPHDDYTYAGFLYAHVLRSVKAPVVILFGVAHKARSMGIENRIVFDAWKKWSGPYGSVTISPLRDMLIEQLDTAVYMVSDTLHNVEHSLEALVPFLQYYNRNVQIVPILVPAMSFERMQEIAAKLAESIVQIAKKSNMSWGKDFALVVSTDAVHYGDEDWGGKNYAPYGADTAGYQLAVKHEKEILDSCLKGPISKEKIWKFTRYTVHPDDYREYLWTWCGRYSVPFGLLVALNLGQKTGNIPEGQIIGYATSIDHLRLPVEDLGMGKTANATLRHWVGYASVGFE, from the coding sequence ATGAAAAAGATACTGATTACCTTATTCATTATCAGCGGTATTCTGAGTTCCTGCCGGCAACTGACAAAGGAAACCAGAACCCGACAGCCAGTTGACACAATTGGTTTTGCTCATCTTGCATGGCAGATGGACAGCATTATGGTTCGCATTGACCGGATGGATAAAATGCAGGATTCCATGTCCGTCAAATCAGATCAAAACGGAATTTTCCGTCTGGCTATATGTCCGCACGATGATTACACTTATGCTGGATTCCTGTATGCACACGTACTCCGTTCAGTAAAAGCTCCGGTGGTTATCCTTTTCGGTGTGGCACACAAGGCAAGGAGCATGGGAATTGAAAACAGGATAGTATTTGATGCATGGAAAAAGTGGTCTGGACCTTACGGAAGCGTTACCATCTCTCCTCTTAGGGATATGCTCATTGAACAGCTTGACACGGCAGTATATATGGTCAGCGATACGTTGCATAATGTTGAGCATTCCCTGGAAGCCCTTGTCCCCTTTCTTCAATATTACAACCGGAATGTACAGATCGTGCCGATTCTTGTTCCGGCCATGTCGTTTGAAAGAATGCAGGAAATTGCCGCAAAGCTGGCAGAAAGCATAGTGCAGATAGCTAAAAAAAGCAATATGAGCTGGGGAAAGGACTTTGCCCTTGTTGTTTCAACCGATGCAGTTCATTACGGCGATGAGGACTGGGGCGGAAAGAACTATGCCCCTTATGGAGCCGATACGGCCGGGTATCAGCTTGCAGTAAAGCATGAAAAGGAAATTTTGGATTCGTGCCTCAAAGGACCGATCAGTAAGGAAAAAATATGGAAATTTACCAGATATACTGTACATCCAGACGATTACAGGGAATATCTGTGGACCTGGTGCGGAAGATATTCCGTACCGTTCGGTTTGCTTGTTGCATTGAACCTTGGTCAGAAAACGGGCAATATTCCGGAAGGACAGATTATAGGGTATGCCACCAGCATAGACCATCTTCGCCTGCCTGTTGAAGATCTGGGGATGGGAAAAACAGCAAATGCCACGTTGCGGCATTGGGTTGGTTACGCCTCTGTCGGTTTTGAATAA